The Pseudomonadota bacterium genomic sequence TTTTCTTTTGAGATGTTATGGACTTTTCAGTCAATCCATAGAAATTAAAAAGAGCGACAAGGAATCCAATGCCACAAAGAAGAAGCAAGGTTTCTTGCCACGTTATAAATTCAAGAAGAAATGCGATCGTATTTCCTCCATTTAAGGCTCCAATGGTGCCAGCTGCCATTGTAAAACCAAAAAAGAGAGGTTGATAGTGAGATCCAAACTTTGCAAGAGCAACTTTTGCAACACTCAAAAAGGCAGAGGCAGATCCAATGCCAATAATAATGCGTCCGAGAATGGCAATGGAAAAATAAGGGGTTGTTGCAACAAGAAAAGATCCCAAAACACATAAGAAAATAGAAAGAAGAATGAGACGTCGAGGTCCCCACACATCTGCAAAAATTCCAGCTGGAATTTGCATAAAACTATAGGCATAGAGAGAGACAGAAGACAGAAGTGAAATGCCGGCAGCATCTGTTGAAAAAGAAAGCATCATGTCTGAAACCATGACACTTGGAGAAACTCTCAACACGAACTGATACATATAAAATGTAGCGGCGCACAAAAAGGCAAGATAGGAAGAGAAAGGAAAAGAATGCATTTTTTTACTCGCAAGCTTAACTCAAAAGAAACCTAAAGAAGGACCTTTTAAGAGATGTTAATTTTTTTTGAAAAAAGGGAACAGTTAAGCGTGCGATCGAGGTCGCTTATAAAGAAAACAGAGCGTAAAAGAGTATGTGCTTAGAGTCATATTTTCAAATTAAGTGAATTTTATAAGAAATTCAAGATTTATTTTTTCTCAATTTTATTCTTTTAAAGTTTAAAATTCATTCAATAACATAAAGAAAGACAGCTTTACTTCATGAAAAAGGTATGACAAAAATAAGGAATTCTTACAAAGAAAGATGATCAAATGGATAAGATAAAAACAGATAATCTTCGAAAAGCCCAAAATACCTTTGAAAGATTTCGACAAGATATGAAAACAGATCGAGATCAAGCAGGCGCAGTCCAAGCTTTTGAATTTTGTTATGAGCTTTCTTGGAAATTGATGAAGCGTGTTCTTGAATCTCAAGGACAAGAAACAGGATCTCCAAAAGATACCTTCCGAAAAGCTGCTCTTGAGAAGCTTATTGATGATCCAGAAATTTGGTTCGAATTTCAAAAGAAAAGAAATCTTACGACGCATACTTATGAACAAGAAATTCTTAAAGAAATTGTTTCCAGTTTTGATGATTTTTCTTTAGAAATACAGAGACGTCTTGAGCGCGTTGAGGAATTAATGGGATGATTATTGAAAAGCGTCATTTGAAAATCATTAAGGAAATTCTTTCGCGTTATCCTTATAATTTTTATGCCTTTGGTTCTCGCGTCAATGGAAATCCTCGTCGGTTTTCTGATTTAGATATTTGTTTTATGGATAATATTCTTTGGAATATTAGAGCTCACTTGGACGAAGATTTTGAAGAATCGGATCTGCCTTTTAAGGTTGATGTTGTTGCATGGCAATCCTGTAGCAAAGATTTCCAACAAGCCATCCAAAAAGATCTTTTGCCTCTTTAGTGTTTTTTGAAGATAGACATAGCGCTTCTTTTTTAGTCTTAAATGCTAAGAAAAGTGAATAATGCCTATTAATACTATTTCCATAAATTAAAATAACAAGTATGATGTTCTGCAAATGGAAGCA encodes the following:
- a CDS encoding nucleotidyltransferase domain-containing protein, coding for MIIEKRHLKIIKEILSRYPYNFYAFGSRVNGNPRRFSDLDICFMDNILWNIRAHLDEDFEESDLPFKVDVVAWQSCSKDFQQAIQKDLLPL
- a CDS encoding nucleotidyltransferase substrate binding protein, whose amino-acid sequence is MDKIKTDNLRKAQNTFERFRQDMKTDRDQAGAVQAFEFCYELSWKLMKRVLESQGQETGSPKDTFRKAALEKLIDDPEIWFEFQKKRNLTTHTYEQEILKEIVSSFDDFSLEIQRRLERVEELMG